Proteins from one Catenuloplanes atrovinosus genomic window:
- a CDS encoding helix-turn-helix transcriptional regulator, whose product MTASRLPARPPALVGRDADLAALGEALKRARGGETAAMLIGGEAGVGKTRLCEEFGRWAAGEGVQLLTGQCLELGEEGLPFAPFASALREVLRRGGAPLFAGHEREFAVLLPELGQPGEAQASRGYLFDLVAGLFARMAEERPLVLLIEDLHWADRSTRDLIAFLIRSGRRSRVLLVGTYRSDELHRGHPLRPYLAELDRVRGVERRELDRLDRDGTARVLAQLFGTEPTARAVDDIHDRAQGNPFFIEELAATGDPNCCATMPETLRDLLLARVDRLPEAAQRVLRIASVGGNQVGHDLLVEAAGLPAEQLEPALRAAIAGQLMVADPDGGYEFRHALVREAVHDDLLPGERTRLHARYAAIIEADASLVGASRAPAEIAHHWFVAHDHPRALVSAHAAADAACRRYAYAEQSRLLDRMLDLWEQVPDAGALLGMTHLDLLEEALGAVTAAGDYHRGVSLTRAALAEADDAAEPLRVGRLLEQRGRLLRTLGKSDGAEELDRALELAMRCPPSAARVHLLADISGHLAKISREGGRAAAEVVRVAARDTSDPSAEIAAILALSRVACRLDSVGGGIDEQRRAIALARRSGDIEGLVKALINNSDSLFEIGDWAASERVASEGMAEAKRVGISRSVGLFLISNAAEALFALGRWDEAEARCADTARLDPPGNLGAHWTTLRAQLRLSRGAAGADDAVARALAFLSRPYLEDQLRLPLVELSIVAARARGDQRAALEAARAASADPRLGDYPRYDWPLAAAIAAAARDASDTALATRIADLAGTWLAEHPPQRAHAAETAALLAGLVPASALAALTAVATSGAPAAALRDGSAAGCPPAPGPLDALTDPSTGGAGSSVGGVGLSAGGAVPGGDEAGPFADGPGSARSGDVVAAWRVAVEAWRLDGRPYHLAGALLNLAEVTAGSDRDTATAALEEASVLAGALGAAPLSAAITTLARRLGLRGTVAGFAPVSAAPGADLLTEREREVLRLVAEGLSNARIAAELYISPKTASVHVSRIIAKLEVANRVEAAAVAHRLGLLDSPAAAG is encoded by the coding sequence GTGACGGCATCCAGGCTCCCGGCCCGGCCGCCCGCGCTGGTCGGGCGCGACGCGGACCTCGCCGCGCTCGGCGAGGCGCTGAAGCGCGCCCGCGGCGGGGAGACCGCGGCGATGCTGATCGGCGGCGAGGCGGGCGTCGGCAAGACCCGGCTCTGCGAGGAGTTCGGCCGGTGGGCCGCGGGCGAGGGCGTGCAACTGCTCACCGGCCAGTGCCTGGAGCTGGGCGAGGAGGGCCTGCCGTTCGCGCCGTTCGCGTCCGCGCTGCGCGAGGTGCTGCGCCGCGGCGGCGCGCCGCTGTTCGCCGGGCACGAGCGCGAGTTCGCGGTGCTGCTGCCGGAGCTGGGCCAGCCCGGCGAGGCGCAGGCCAGCCGCGGTTACCTGTTCGACCTGGTCGCCGGCCTGTTCGCGCGGATGGCGGAGGAGCGGCCGCTGGTGCTGCTGATCGAGGACCTGCACTGGGCCGACCGGTCCACCCGGGACCTGATCGCGTTCCTGATCCGGTCCGGGCGCCGGTCCCGCGTGCTGCTCGTCGGGACGTACCGGTCGGACGAGTTGCACCGCGGCCACCCGCTGCGGCCCTACCTGGCCGAGCTGGACCGGGTGCGCGGCGTCGAGCGGCGCGAGCTGGACCGCCTCGACCGGGACGGCACCGCCCGCGTGCTCGCCCAGCTCTTCGGCACCGAGCCCACCGCCCGCGCGGTCGACGACATCCACGACCGCGCGCAGGGCAACCCGTTCTTCATCGAGGAGCTGGCCGCGACCGGCGATCCGAACTGCTGCGCCACCATGCCGGAGACGCTGCGCGACCTGCTGCTGGCCCGCGTCGACCGGCTGCCGGAGGCGGCACAGCGGGTGCTGCGCATCGCGTCCGTCGGCGGCAACCAGGTCGGCCACGACCTGCTCGTCGAGGCCGCCGGGCTGCCCGCCGAGCAACTGGAGCCCGCGCTGCGCGCCGCGATCGCCGGCCAGCTCATGGTCGCCGACCCGGACGGTGGCTACGAGTTCCGGCACGCGCTGGTCCGCGAGGCCGTCCACGACGACCTGCTGCCCGGCGAGCGCACCCGGCTGCACGCGCGCTACGCCGCGATCATCGAGGCGGACGCGTCGCTGGTCGGCGCGTCCCGGGCACCCGCCGAGATCGCCCACCACTGGTTCGTGGCGCACGACCATCCCCGCGCGCTGGTCTCCGCGCACGCCGCCGCCGACGCGGCCTGCCGGCGGTACGCGTACGCGGAGCAGAGCCGGCTGCTCGACCGCATGCTCGACCTGTGGGAGCAGGTGCCGGACGCCGGCGCGCTGCTCGGCATGACCCACCTCGACCTGCTGGAGGAGGCGCTCGGCGCGGTCACCGCGGCCGGCGACTACCACCGCGGCGTCAGCCTCACCCGGGCCGCGCTCGCGGAGGCGGACGACGCCGCGGAGCCGCTGCGCGTGGGCCGGCTGCTGGAGCAGCGCGGCCGCCTGCTGCGCACGCTCGGCAAGAGCGACGGCGCCGAGGAGTTGGATCGCGCGCTGGAGCTGGCGATGCGCTGCCCGCCCTCGGCCGCCCGGGTGCACCTGCTGGCCGACATCTCCGGCCACCTGGCGAAGATCAGCCGGGAGGGTGGCCGGGCCGCGGCCGAGGTGGTCCGGGTCGCCGCGCGGGACACGTCCGACCCGTCCGCCGAGATCGCCGCGATCCTGGCGCTGTCCCGCGTCGCGTGCCGGCTCGACTCGGTCGGCGGCGGCATCGACGAGCAGCGCCGGGCGATCGCGCTGGCCCGCCGCAGCGGCGACATCGAGGGCCTGGTCAAGGCGCTGATAAACAACTCCGACTCGCTGTTCGAGATCGGTGACTGGGCGGCCAGCGAGCGGGTCGCGTCCGAGGGCATGGCCGAGGCGAAACGCGTCGGCATCAGCCGCTCGGTCGGCCTCTTCCTGATCTCCAACGCGGCCGAGGCCCTGTTCGCGCTGGGCCGCTGGGACGAGGCGGAGGCGCGCTGTGCCGACACGGCCCGGCTCGACCCGCCCGGGAACCTGGGCGCACACTGGACGACGCTGCGCGCGCAACTGCGCCTGAGTCGCGGTGCGGCCGGCGCGGACGACGCCGTTGCCCGGGCGCTCGCCTTCCTGTCCCGGCCCTACCTGGAGGACCAGCTCCGGCTGCCGCTGGTCGAGCTGTCCATCGTGGCCGCCCGCGCCCGGGGCGACCAGCGCGCCGCGCTGGAGGCCGCACGCGCCGCGTCCGCCGACCCGCGCCTCGGCGACTACCCGCGCTACGACTGGCCACTGGCCGCCGCGATCGCCGCCGCCGCCCGCGACGCGTCCGACACCGCACTGGCCACCCGGATCGCGGACCTCGCCGGCACCTGGCTCGCCGAACACCCACCCCAGCGCGCCCACGCGGCCGAGACGGCCGCCCTGCTCGCCGGCCTGGTCCCGGCGTCCGCACTGGCCGCACTCACCGCCGTGGCGACGTCGGGCGCCCCGGCTGCCGCTCTCAGGGACGGTTCCGCGGCCGGCTGCCCTCCCGCGCCCGGCCCGCTCGACGCGCTCACGGACCCGTCCACCGGCGGTGCCGGGTCGTCGGTGGGCGGCGTCGGTCTGTCCGCCGGAGGCGCGGTGCCGGGCGGCGACGAGGCTGGTCCGTTCGCGGACGGCCCCGGCTCGGCGCGGTCCGGGGACGTGGTCGCCGCGTGGCGGGTCGCGGTGGAGGCGTGGCGGCTGGACGGGCGTCCCTACCACCTGGCCGGGGCGCTGCTCAATCTCGCCGAGGTGACCGCCGGGAGCGATCGGGACACCGCGACCGCCGCGCTGGAGGAGGCGTCCGTGCTGGCCGGCGCGCTGGGTGCCGCGCCGCTCTCCGCCGCGATCACCACGCTGGCCCGCCGGCTCGGCCTGCGCGGCACGGTCGCCGGCTTCGCGCCGGTGTCCGCCGCCCCCGGGGCCGACCTGCTCACCGAGCGCGAGCGGGAGGTGCTGCGCCTCGTCGCGGAGGGCCTGAGCAACGCGCGCATCGCCGCCGAGCTGTACATCTCGCCGAAGACGGCGAGCGTCCACGTCTCCCGCATCATCGCGAAGCTGGAGGTGGCGAACCGGGTGGAGGCCGCCGCGGTCGCACACCGCCTGGGCCTGCTCGACTCCCCGGCGGCGGCCGGCTAG
- a CDS encoding DUF4191 domain-containing protein, which translates to MAKPQEKVSFGQRLKQIGMVFQFTAKHDRWFAPLLAAALVIPIALAVLAILLNWGIFTVILLFLLAPLAALVVLSVRSNSAMMTAAEGQPGAAASILEQMRGDWRVRPAASSTTSFDMVHIVIGRPGVILVGEGESSRVRNLLGQEKKRLSKVIGNAPLHDYIIGTGEGELSIRKLRMTLLRLPRDISGAEVNALDKRLAALFARPQMPKGAIPKNMRPSKGQFRQMRGR; encoded by the coding sequence ATGGCAAAGCCCCAGGAGAAGGTCTCGTTCGGCCAGCGGCTGAAGCAGATCGGGATGGTGTTCCAGTTCACCGCCAAGCACGACCGGTGGTTCGCGCCGCTGCTCGCGGCCGCGCTGGTGATCCCGATCGCGCTCGCCGTGCTGGCCATCCTGCTGAACTGGGGCATCTTCACGGTCATCCTGTTGTTCCTGCTCGCGCCGCTGGCCGCGCTGGTCGTGCTGAGCGTCCGGTCGAACAGCGCGATGATGACCGCGGCCGAGGGCCAGCCGGGTGCCGCCGCGTCGATCCTGGAGCAGATGCGCGGCGACTGGCGGGTGCGGCCCGCGGCCAGCTCCACCACCAGCTTCGACATGGTGCACATCGTGATCGGCCGGCCCGGCGTGATCCTGGTCGGCGAGGGCGAGTCCTCCCGGGTCCGCAACCTGCTCGGCCAGGAGAAGAAGCGCCTGTCGAAGGTGATCGGCAACGCGCCGCTGCACGACTACATCATCGGCACCGGCGAGGGCGAGCTCTCCATCCGCAAGCTGCGGATGACGCTGCTGCGCCTGCCGCGCGACATCTCCGGCGCCGAGGTCAACGCGCTCGACAAGCGGCTCGCGGCACTGTTCGCCCGCCCGCAGATGCCGAAGGGCGCGATCCCGAAGAACATGCGTCCCAGCAAGGGCCAGTTCCGCCAGATGCGCGGACGCTGA
- a CDS encoding ClpP family protease — protein MHSVHPQPVHARGREEAPGPGLFEGQVFERLLRERIIFLGREVDDAIANTICAQMLLLAADDPERDIVLYINSPGGSVSAGMAVYDTMRFVPNDVATVALGMSASMGQVLLCAGTAGKRYALPHARIMMHQVSGGIGGSSADIAVQAQSMMHVRRTTMELIAKHTGQTTEQIAEDWDRDRWFTARQALEYGMVDHVVTTADELATAR, from the coding sequence ATGCACTCCGTCCACCCCCAGCCGGTCCACGCGCGCGGCCGTGAGGAGGCCCCCGGGCCGGGCCTGTTCGAGGGCCAGGTCTTCGAGCGCCTCCTCCGGGAGCGGATCATCTTCCTCGGCCGCGAGGTCGACGACGCCATCGCGAACACGATCTGCGCCCAGATGCTGCTGCTGGCCGCGGACGACCCGGAGCGCGACATCGTGCTCTACATCAACTCCCCCGGCGGCTCGGTCAGCGCGGGTATGGCCGTCTACGACACCATGCGCTTCGTCCCCAACGACGTGGCGACCGTGGCGCTGGGCATGAGCGCGTCCATGGGCCAGGTGCTGCTCTGCGCGGGCACGGCCGGCAAGCGGTACGCGCTGCCGCACGCGCGGATCATGATGCACCAGGTCTCCGGCGGCATCGGCGGCTCCAGCGCCGACATCGCGGTCCAGGCCCAGAGCATGATGCACGTGCGCCGCACCACCATGGAGCTGATCGCCAAGCACACCGGCCAGACCACGGAGCAGATCGCCGAGGACTGGGACCGGGACCGCTGGTTCACGGCCCGGCAGGCGCTCGAGTACGGCATGGTCGACCACGTGGTGACCACGGCCGACGAGCTGGCCACCGCGCGCTGA
- a CDS encoding RDD family protein, whose protein sequence is MELPTLGRRFGALAIDWALCLLIANLYGEPTRDGWSPVVALIFIYTVFAGFFAQTPGMALTRIAVVDVDRGGAIGPLRGLIRGLLICLVLPMLVFDDRRRGLHDRLAGSIVVPAPRKKA, encoded by the coding sequence ATCGAACTCCCCACGCTCGGCCGCCGATTCGGCGCGCTCGCGATCGACTGGGCTCTCTGCCTGCTGATCGCGAACCTCTACGGCGAGCCCACCCGCGACGGCTGGTCCCCGGTCGTCGCGCTGATCTTCATCTACACGGTCTTCGCCGGCTTCTTCGCCCAGACACCCGGCATGGCGCTCACCCGCATCGCCGTCGTCGACGTGGACCGCGGCGGCGCGATCGGCCCGCTCCGCGGCCTCATCCGCGGCCTGCTGATCTGCCTGGTCCTGCCGATGCTGGTGTTCGACGACCGCCGTCGCGGCCTGCACGACCGGCTGGCCGGCTCGATCGTCGTCCCGGCGCCGCGCAAAAAGGCTTAA
- the glnA gene encoding type I glutamate--ammonia ligase: MFANSEELLRYLRDEDVKFVDVRFCDLPGVMQHFTLPVESFDDSVFTDGLAFDGSSIRGFQAIHESDMLLLPDVASAFVDPFRIAKTVALNFFIHDPFTREPYSRDPRNVAKKAEAYLASSGIADTAFFGPEAEFYIFDSIRHSTSANEAFYHIDSIEGWWNSGKEEPGGNRGYKTAYKGGYFPVPPVDHYADLRDKMVTNLINSGFTIERAHHEVGTAGQAEINYKFSTLLHSGDQVQLFKYIVKNTAWAEGKTATFMPKPLFGDNGSGMHTHQSLWANGEPLFYDETGYGGLSDTARWYIGGLLTHAPSLLAFTNPTVNSYRRLVPGFEAPVNLVYSARNRSACTRIPVTGTNPKAKRVEFRVPDPSSNPYLAFSAMLLAGLDGIKNKIEPPAPIDKDLYDLPPEEVANVKQVPGSLDAVLDKLETDHEYLTAGGVFTEDLIETWIDYKRTNEVDAVRLRPTPHEFAMYYDC, from the coding sequence GTGTTCGCCAATTCCGAGGAGCTGCTGCGATACCTCAGGGATGAGGACGTAAAGTTCGTCGATGTTCGGTTCTGTGACCTGCCCGGCGTGATGCAGCACTTCACGCTGCCGGTGGAGAGCTTCGACGACTCCGTCTTCACCGACGGCCTCGCCTTCGACGGGTCGTCGATCCGCGGGTTCCAGGCCATCCACGAGTCCGACATGCTGCTGCTGCCGGACGTCGCGTCCGCCTTCGTCGACCCGTTCCGGATCGCGAAGACCGTCGCGCTGAACTTCTTCATCCACGACCCGTTCACGCGGGAGCCCTACTCGCGTGACCCGCGCAACGTCGCGAAGAAGGCGGAGGCCTACCTCGCCTCCTCCGGCATCGCCGACACCGCGTTCTTCGGTCCCGAGGCGGAGTTCTACATCTTCGACTCGATCCGCCACAGCACCTCCGCGAACGAGGCGTTCTACCACATCGACTCGATCGAGGGCTGGTGGAACTCGGGCAAGGAGGAGCCGGGCGGCAACCGCGGCTACAAGACCGCGTACAAGGGCGGCTACTTCCCGGTCCCGCCGGTCGACCACTACGCCGACCTGCGCGACAAGATGGTCACCAACCTGATCAACTCGGGCTTCACCATCGAGCGGGCGCACCACGAGGTCGGCACCGCCGGCCAGGCCGAGATCAACTACAAGTTCTCGACGCTGCTGCACTCGGGCGACCAGGTCCAGCTGTTCAAGTACATCGTCAAGAACACCGCGTGGGCCGAGGGCAAGACCGCCACGTTCATGCCGAAGCCGCTGTTCGGCGACAACGGCTCGGGCATGCACACCCACCAGTCGCTCTGGGCGAACGGCGAGCCGCTGTTCTACGACGAGACCGGCTACGGCGGCCTCTCCGACACCGCCCGGTGGTACATCGGCGGCCTGCTGACCCACGCCCCGTCGCTGCTCGCGTTCACCAACCCGACGGTCAACTCGTACCGTCGCCTGGTGCCGGGCTTCGAGGCGCCGGTCAACCTGGTCTACTCGGCGCGTAACCGGTCCGCCTGCACCCGCATCCCGGTCACCGGCACCAACCCGAAGGCCAAGCGCGTCGAGTTCCGCGTGCCGGACCCGTCGAGCAACCCGTACCTGGCGTTCTCCGCCATGCTGCTGGCCGGCCTGGACGGCATCAAGAACAAGATCGAGCCGCCGGCCCCGATCGACAAGGACCTCTACGACCTCCCGCCGGAGGAGGTCGCCAACGTCAAGCAGGTGCCGGGCTCCCTCGACGCCGTGCTCGACAAGCTGGAGACCGACCACGAGTACCTCACCGCGGGCGGCGTCTTCACCGAGGACCTGATCGAGACCTGGATCGACTACAAGCGCACCAACGAGGTCGACGCGGTCCGCCTGCGCCCGACCCCGCACGAGTTCGCGATGTACTACGACTGCTGA